One segment of Drosophila ananassae strain 14024-0371.13 chromosome 3R, ASM1763931v2, whole genome shotgun sequence DNA contains the following:
- the LOC6505366 gene encoding homeotic protein female sterile isoform X3, with amino-acid sequence MSIAAAENAGLSPSDLPDHWASGTANPATSNSSSISNSIGGNNKYSSSNISVCNLPRSSPAAATAAVTISSAAGGIGSNLLSGLHRGLALGTHPLQRATAASGGGAGAGGVAGATTAAALTLQQQQQQQQHQQQQQQLAYQQHQQQQQQHLNSHHSIQNKAAATAAHPTNIAAALQRSTAIMNAVASPISASSANPATAGRKIRRKPDSKVNLPQSQINKCNNEKRRREAENGYIEQLSEILTLNKRGDMTSTKPDKAAILNQVVRTYREICDKGQNRDISSTSTNNNSTTTTNNNNTNSNNNNNNNNNTSKPQATSTRCSRCATDNCSIHPVQQGEVSSTEPPHPEPSLLLGQVPEISAYFEALEHYISGVGWVLLQVNANGIIESCTQNIRELIGYEKQELYHQPLYMYLYHGDHAKLEPIINNMYSNPNGGGSSSINSNSGPGGSGIGGGGGPTGWGDLDELNNGNASQHSAGSNSSSGGGAGGSGGGGPSGGGKSKRISTKVRMLVKDTRTATQTSSNCEPGLEQKPLRQSGQQDKYEEVVLIAAPVKDDADASSSVLCLITRPEDESPLEINMQQHVQQQPIEQTTFKLDIHGKILSLDPTALREPFKQHLQTWVGRLWQDLCHPHDLSTLKSHLRDIQDSASAHSPGSGGTRTSTLHIPNVVSRPFRLRLGAPDVYVHVKANSRLFLNQTPGEEDFIMSVQTLLNSENDMNSNNTGSGAAGGSLGLGQLCAMSPGPSLASSLLSSLSMDGLHGGTGSGSGSGSSSSPASGMLPTHLLGGLVGGGQQGGGGNSTQTTSVGGPLMSSAIINGSGLQQQQQQQRSGASSSASSSANALVNAFTASPAPGEHGFFGTDTFEFDIAQHSSFDMDPSGGVGAWTDSRPNSRASVATPVSTPRPPSGHGFSPVVCASPATPYQLSSHSAASLASPQSNASAGGGNYGFNFQSFEAGDVKPEKDVQQQQQQQQQQQQQMQQGGNNGSGSSNNNALMGGGLPNGVGGLLLSQQQQTPPQQQQESSERLRHLLTKSQSMGGLGGLSDDEKYFKPEGSDDEKLGGGSFKMGGQSGGMTMFGPMGSMGRGGPNSSLLHKAGNSQNPMLLKQLLNEKTEDDDGNGSGGGPGSMNNSRQSELMRQLKNPDGGNHGMHRPNAGGNMSNEDLKAMLKIQGDPLSRKRSLNEPDDDNSAKRSEDKPSKLCTQNKMLAKLLQNPPKLPKAPPPEQPLQVKTLPDITSSTVSSTLAAPGNLISAGSTGPKAAANRNRKQQQQQQQQQQQHNASNPSQQQQPNDVYLSQQQQQLQPPQLAFQQQQQQQLATTATTSITTAASTSSAAAAAAAAAVFPGDGDTELSKLLDSVMEYYPDDTPIVTIAPSAASAISDIQKSLMDVESAGFGNDPSQHLMMTQQQQQQQQQQQQQLLALQVAQQQQQRQQQHLQQPPAYPGMMGMHQQQHQQQQQQQQNQQQIMQRLEAMRNQGFQRPPPMYPARGRGPMNAVATPGGVVLPAQQQLRNMRQQQIAAAQQKERLLQQQQKQQLLVPENATGINAGLNNINSLMNTTVAPNVSLSRTNLPSDAQLSPNFAQTLMQQQLSPGLSTPYSPQPNQGYAPQFPQPGQRLSPQQQQQLNQQQQQQQQNNAQQQQMAYQQQQQQQQVGDGGRSNTPFGSNSGMQSPGMQNSPQQWGGGGGGGGGGGPGGPLPAGNAGRTLQQHNPMLIAQLQNQRRGLNSPGAVGPGGNSAAAALQRQNSFQGQGGGGSTTPDGSGVGFVGPQSPYGGNVNVFQQQQLQRLQRQGSVPQATQHLPGSPRFGSSPVGNNNPDSSAAAGNQQQQQQQQQQQQQQHQQQQQLMNGLSMSPHPHPHPAMMGVGGMGSGGGNGIIGLGGGGANYGGPLGGYGQSQQQPNDFYGRAQTAGNGGGGGVAGGSDFVKQELRAVVSVRKAAAAGGANAGGNVAQRGQTPQSPLQQGPVIGGGSGGGGGGVVGGANSTNAMGNVTPTGSGNVGNSMLNIPPDPTIGFSFETPDFFTSSATR; translated from the exons gCTTAGCCCAAGTGACTTACCAGATCATTGGGCCTCAGGTACAGCAAATCCAGCGACCtcaaacagcagcagcatcagtaACTCCATCGGCGGCAACAACAAgtacagcagcagcaacatttcGGTCTGCAACCTGCCACGATCCTCGCCGGCCGCTGCCACAGCAGCCGTTACAATCTCTTCGGCCGCGGGCGGCATTGGTAGCAACTTGTTGAGCGGATTGCATCGCGGACTGGCACTCGGCACGCATCCACTGCAGCGCGCGACGGCAGCAAGCGGAGGCGGGGCTGGTGCTGGGGGCGTGGCGGGCGCCACGACAGCAGCGGCGCTTAcactccagcagcagcagcagcagcagcaacaccagcaacagcagcaacaactggCCTaccagcaacaccagcagcagcagcagcaacacctcAACTCGCACCATTCTATCCAAAATAAGGCAGCGGCCACTGCCGCTCACCCGACAAACATTGCAGCCGCGCTGCAGCGATCGACCGCCATTATGAATGCGGTGGCATCGCCGATCTCAGCCAGCTCTGCGAACCCAGCGACTGCCGGCCGGAAGATACGACGCAAGCCGGATTCAAAGGTCAATCTG CCCCAATCTCAAATCAACAAATGCAACAATGAGAAGCGGCGTCGCGAGGCGGAAAATGGCTATATCGAGCAGCTGTCGGAGATATTGACGCTGAACAAGCGCGGAGATATGACCTCAACGAAACCGGACAAGGCGGCTATACTAAACCAAGTGGTTCGAACG TACCGTGAGATTTGTGACAAGGGCCAAAATCGTGATATATCCTCCACGTCGACGAACAACAACTCCACGACAAcgaccaacaacaacaatacgaatagcaacaataacaataataacaacaacaacaccagcaAACCGCAAGCAACCTCAACACGCTGCAGCCGCTGCGCCACCGACAACTGCTCGATCCATCCGGTGCAACAGGGCGAGGTCTCCTCCACAGAGCCCCCCCACCCGGAACCGTCGCTGCTACTGGGCCAGGTGCCAGAGATATCGGCGTACTTTGAGGCACTCGAGCACTACATCAGCGGCGTCGGCTGGGTCCTGCTGCAGGTGAACGCCAACGGCATCATTGAGTCCTGCACCCAGAACATCCGCGAGCTGATCGGCTATGAGAAACAGGAGCTCTACCACCAGCCGCTCTACATGTACCTCTATCACGGGGATCACGCCAAGCTAGAGCCGATCATCAATAATATGTACAGCAATCCAaacggcggcggcagcagttCCATCAACAGCAACTCGGGTCCGGGTGGCAGCGGCATTGGAGGCGGTGGCGGTCCCACGGGCTGGGGTGATCTCGATGAGCTGAACAACGGCAACGCGTCGCAACACTCGGCGGGCTCAAATTCCAGCTCTGGTGGTGGTGCCGGGGGAAGCGGGGGTGGTGGTCCATCGGGCGGTGGCAAGTCGAAGCGAATTTCCACCAAGGTGCGCATGCTAGTCAAGGACACGCGAACGGCCACCCAGACATCGTCGAACTGCGAGCCAGGTCTGGAGCAGAAGCCACTGAGGCAGTCCGGCCAGCAGGACAAGTACGAGGAGGTGGTCCTTATAGCGGCTCCTGTCAAAG ACGATGCGGATGCCAGCAGCTCAGTTCTTTGCCTGATAACCCGACCCGAGGATGAGTCGCCGCTGGAGATCAACATGCAACAGCACGTGCAACAGCAGCCGATCGAGCAGACGACCTTCAAGCTGGACATTCACGGAAAAATACTCAGCCTCGATCCGACGGCTCTGCGGGAACCGTTCAAGCAGCACCTACAGACGTGGGTGGGTCGTTTGTGGCAGGACCTCTGTCATCCGCACGATCTATCCACGTTGAAGTCGCATCTCCGTGACATACAGGACTCGGCCAGCGCTCACTCCCCCGGCTCGGGGGGCACGAGAACCTCGACCTTGCACATACCCAATGTGGTGTCGCGTCCGTTCAGGCTGCGACTGGGAGCGCCCGACGTCTATGTGCATGTGAAGGCCAACTCGAGACTGTTCCTCAACCAGACGCCCGGCGAGGAGGACTTCATCATGTCTGTGCAGACGCTGCTGAACTCCGAGAACGACAtgaacagcaacaacacgGGCTCGGGAGCCGCAGGCGGTAGCCTGGGCTTGGGTCAACTGTGCGCCATGTCGCCGGGTCCCTCGCTGGCCAGCTCTCTGCTGAGCAGCTTATCGATGGACGGACTGCATGGAGGCACAGGATCGGGCTCTGGATCCGGCTCGTCCTCTTCACCGGCCTCCGGAATGTTGCCCACCCATCTGCTGGGCGGACTCGTGGGCGGCGGGCAGCAAGGAGGCGGTGGCAACAGCACGCAGACCACGAGCGTGGGCGGACCGCTGATGAGCAGCGCGATCATCAACGGCAGCgggctgcagcagcagcaacagcagcagcgatCGGGCGCCAGCTCTTCGGCCAGTTCGTCGGCGAATGCGTTGGTGAACGCGTTTACCGCGTCGCCGGCTCCCGGGGAGCATGGCTTCTTCGGGACCGACACCTTCGAATTCGATATTGCACAACATTCCTCATTCGACATGGATCCCAGCGGCGGAGTGGGAGCCTGGACGGATTCGCGACCCAACTCGCGGGCCTCGGTGGCCACGCCGGTCAGCACCCCGCGTCCTCCCTCCGGACATGGCTTTAGTCCGGTCGTCTGCGCCTCCCCGGCCACGCCCTACCAGCTCTCGTCACACTCCGCCGCCAGCCTGGCGTCGCCACAGTCGAATGCCAGCGCCGGCGGTGGCAACTACGGCTTCAACTTCCAATCCTTTGAGGCGGGCGATGTGAAGCCGGAGAAAGATgtccagcaacagcagcagcagcagcagcaacaacaacagcagatGCAGCAGGGAGGCAACAATGGTAGCGGCAGCAGTAACAACAATGCCTTGATGGGCGGCGGCCTGCCCAACGGAGTTGGTGGGTTGTTGCTATCGCAGCAACAGCAAACGCCAccccagcagcaacaggagtcCTCGGAACGATTGCGCCACCTGCTGACCAAGTCACAAAGCATGGGCGGATTGGGCGGACTGAGCGACGACGAAAAG TACTTCAAGCCAGAGGGCAGTGATGATGAGAAGCTGGGCGGTGGAAGCTTTAAGATGGGCGGCCAATCTGGCGGAATGACCATGTTTGGGCCTATGGGTTCGATGGGACGCGGTGGACCAAACTCCTCCCTGCTCCACAAGGCTGGCAACTCCCAGAACCCCATGCTGCTGAAG cAGCTGCTCAACGAAAAAACGGAGGACGATGATGGGAACGGATCTGGTGGCGGTCCTGGCTCCATGAACAACTCCCGGCAAAGCGAACTGATGCGCCAACTGAAGAACCCAGACGGTGGCAATCACGGGATGCACAGACCCAATGCCGGCGGCAACATGAGCAACGAGGATCTCAAGGCCATGCTAAAGATTCAGGGTGATCCTCTGAGCCGCAAACGATCACTCAACGAGCCCGACGACGACAACTCGGCCAAGCGGTCGGAGGACAAGCCGAGCAAGCTCTGCACCCAAAACAAAATGCTGGCCAAGTTGCTGCAAAATCCGCCAAAGTTACCCAAAGCCCCCCCTCCCGAGCAGCCGCTGCAGGTGAAGACGCTGCCGGATATTACCAGCTCCACCGTTAGCAGTACGCTGGCAGCTCCCGGCAACTTAATCAGTGCCGGCAGTACTGGCCCTAAAGCGGCAGCCAATCGCAACCgcaagcagcaacagcaacagcagcagcagcagcagcaacacaacGCCAGCAATCCttcgcagcaacagcagccaaacGATGTCTACCTcagccagcaacagcagcaacttcAGCCGCCGCAGCTGGCCttccaacagcagcagcagcagcagctggcgACCACAGCAACTACCTCAATTACCACAGCGGCCTCCACTTCATCGGCTGCGGCGgctgcagcggcagcagcggtCTTTCCCGGCGACGGCGACACGGAGTTGTCCAAGCTGTTGGACAGCGTAATGGAGTATTATCCGGATGACACGCCCATCGTGACCATCGCACCCTCAGCGGCCTCGGCCATCAGTGATATTCAGAAGTCGCTGATGGATGTGGAGTCGGCTGGCTTTGGCAACGATCCGAGCCAGCACCTCATGATgacccagcagcagcaacagcaacagcagcaacaacaacagcagcttCTGGCCCTGCAGGTtgcccagcaacagcagcagcgacaACAGCAGCATCTTCAGCAACCGCCCGCCTACCCGGGCATGATGGGAATgcaccaacagcaacatcagcagcagcaacagcagcagcagaaccaGCAGCAAATTATGCAGCGCCTGGAAGCAATGCGCAACCAGGGCTTCCAGCGGCCACCTCCGATGTATCCTGCACGCGGCAGAGGACCCATGAACGCGGTGGCAACTCCGGGAGGCGTGGTGTTGCCTGCCCAGCAACAGCTGCGCAACATGCGACAGCAGCAGATAGCGGCAGCCCAACAAAAAGAGCGTttgctgcagcagcaacaaaagcaGCAGCTACTCGTCCCAGAGAATGCCA CTGGCATCAATGCGGGCCTCAACAACATCAACTCGCTGATGAACACTACGGTGGCCCCGAACGTGTCCCTATCGCGCACCAACCTGCCCTCGGACGCCCAGCTCAGTCCGAACTTTGCTCAGACGCtgatgcagcagcagctcagtCCTGGTCTCAGCACACCTTACAGTCCACAGCCCAATCAAG GCTATGCCCCTCAGTTCCCGCAGCCTGGTCAGCGTCTctcgccgcagcagcagcagcagctcaaccaacagcaacagcagcagcagcagaacaATGCCCAACAGCAGCAAATGGCctaccagcaacagcagcagcagcaacaagtgGGTGACGGAGGACGTTCCAACACGCCGTTTGGGTCCAACTCAGGCATGCAGTCGCCGGGTATGCAGAATAGCCCCCAGCAGTGGGGAggcggaggtggaggaggcggtggcggcggaCCAGGCGGTCCATTGCCGGCTGGTAATGCTGGCAGAACGTTGCAGCAGCACAACCCCATGCTTATTGCCCAACTGCAG AACCAGAGACGCGGCTTGAACTCTCCGGGAGCTGTTGGGCCAGGTGGAAATTCAGCGGCAGCGGCACTGCAGCGCCAGAACTCGTTCCAGGGCCAGGGCGGTGGCGGGTCCACTACGCCCGACGGATCGGGTGTGGGTTTCGTTGGCCCGCAGTCGCCGTACGGCGGCAACGTCAATGTGttccagcagcaacagttgcAGCGATTGCAGCGACAGGGCAGCGTTCCACAGGCCACGCAACATCTGCCAG GCTCGCCACGCTTTGGCTCCTCACCAGTTGGCAACAACAACCCCGATAGCTCAGCCGCCGCCGGcaaccagcagcaacagcagcagcaacaacagcagcagcaacagcaacatcagcagcagcaacagctgaTGAACGGGCTGAGCATGTCGCCGCATCCGCATCCCCACCCGGCGATGATGGGCGTCGGCGGTATGGGCAGTGGCGGCGGCAATGGCATCATTGGCCTTGGCGGCGGGGGCGCCAATTACGGCGGGCCCCTTGGCGGCTACGGGCagtcgcagcagcagccaaaTGATTTCTATGGTCGGGCGCAGACCG CTGGAAATGGCGGTGGCGGAGGCGTAGCCGGTGGCTCGGATTTCGTAAAGCAGGAGCTCCGGGCGGTGGTGAGCGTGAGGAAGGCAGCAGCCGCGGGTGGTGCCAACGCCGGGGGAAATGTGGCGCAGCGCGGCCAGACGCCGCAGAGTCCACTGCAGCAGGGACCAGTAATCGGGGGTGGCAGCGGAGGAGGCGGCGGGGGAGTTGTGGGCGGGGCCAATAGTACAAACGCCATGGGCAACGTAACGCCCACGGGCAGCGGCAATGTCGGCAACTCCATGCTCAACATACCGCCAGATCCAACAATAGGCTTTAGCTTTGAGACGC CGGACTTCTTCACCAGCAGTGCTACGAGGTGA